In the Colius striatus isolate bColStr4 chromosome 3, bColStr4.1.hap1, whole genome shotgun sequence genome, AAGTTTTAGAAAGAATCTTACAAAGAAATGAGGGTTGTATAGAAGAATCTCACTGTACCTTATGACCTTTCCTCTACTAATAGGAAGCAgtgaagatggagaaaaagattAAATGGATTGAAACTTCCTTGGACTGCATACATAAAACACACAGCCTCTGTGTATAAAACTTCTTTATCTGGATCCTTCTGGAGTAACACAGGTAATCAAGAAGTACTACGAAACgaaacactgaaagcaatgtTAAATCAGGACATGAGTTTGAATGTGTATTTAACtttgtaatgtatttttaaatcagtgcaattttgcttttcattgaaAGACGATTCTGCCGCTGTTTTCAAGTACTTGAAGTATTTTTCAGATAACTTAAGAAACAAGTAAAGCAATTACACTACAGTCTGGTTTATGTATGAGATTGTATaatattctttttatatttttccatGTAGTTCATGATCTCTTTGAACATACACCTGTTGTAGAATTGTGTATAATTGTCCCGTGCAACAGGTGGCTGTGTTGCTGAACTTGTATGAATGATAGTTGATCAGTAGTGAGCCATATTTATTCAGAAAGATATCACTACATATTACTTTGCTTATTACAATTGCACTATGGATTattcttcctttatttcctgATGATGTACAGAATCAAAATCTTAAATCTTTCGAGGAAAATAAGACAAGTTGAATTGGCCCAGTTATCCAGTTTAATTTGTCCTTTTTGTAGCCTTTGCTATGCACGGTACTTGTAAAACGTACATAACTTCTGAGTGTTACGTTAGACTTGCTGAAATCTTACATTCAGTACCATTTCTAAATGATAACGATTATAGATTGGTTGTTAGTGTTCATGTTTTATAGGAAACTGGAAAAGAATATGTGATATACTCTGGAATTTGTAGATGAAAGAGACAATGTCTCTTAATTCCTGAATATGATCCTACTGACTGCTTAACCTGTAATAGCATCTGACTATATCATAATTAAGGGCCTTCCAGTTTTCACTACAATTTCTGCCttggagagagaagaggaaagattgGCTGTACAAAATAGTGGAATTTATGAATCTTACAAAAAGATTAGTTTCAATAGACTGGATTTGGGCATGCTTGGCCCTTCAGTTGTACATTCTGTGAATTGTGAAGCTCACTCCTCTGCTGACTGCAGCTTGGGGCTGCCATTCAGAGGCCTGCGGTAAATCTACCTCTCAGTGATGTTATGACAATTGAGAATTAGATTAATGGTTAATGCCAAATTTTGCACCCTTTATAAGGCCAGACCTATTTTTAAACGTCTGCAAGGCTCCATAATACATCTTGAAATGCATACTGACCAAAAGTTGCAGTATAGTAAAGTTTTGCTCTGAAGCTCTCTGTAGGGAAGGGAACAtaatgtgggggttttttaaccTACATACTCTGCCCTGCATTTAGCTAGTTCACTGCTTTAAACTGAttgaaaaaccccaaacaacaaagtCTTTAATTATTACTCCAAAGTGATTTCAGTTGAGAAACAAATCCTTGACTTCTTGGAATGCCTTATGCAGCTGCTGATCTGTAGGAAACACTGATAGGAACAGTTTATCTGGCTTTGTATTTTAGTATCCTAAAATACAACTGGACTGAAGCACTAAATACTTTTGTGTATTAGTGGATATTTTGGTATGGCTTCAGCTTAATGGGTGGTCCAAGTGCTCTGTGTTCAGATCCAGTCACCAGAGAATTTTCATCATGTGAAGTATGGGAGGACTAGATATTTTCAGATGTGTAAAGTGTGGGTTTGTATACCTCCACAtgcattttgggtttttaagTATGACAGAAACatgttaattgctttttttcccagcattATTTAGCCCTTAACCAGAACGGTTTCTGTACTGATCAAAAGGGAATGATGTAGTTCTGTTATTTAATATTGCCATTGTATTGTTGAGAGAACTTTTTCTGATGAGGCACTCAGGTTCAGAGTTGGTCACAACTGTTCTTCAGTATCAAGTGAggacctgatttttttttttccaaaagatgaTTTAAGAGGCAAAGCCAAGTAGTTCTTAATACAGGCTTACAGTAGATACTGTAGAGGGTCTAAGGAAGCTGTGTGCTACTCTCACTATTTTAAACTATAGGTAATAGACTTTGTGCACAAATTATTGCTTAGAAATTCCATAATTTCAACATAAAACTCCTTGACACAGCTATATTTAAGGTATCTCATCTGTCTTCTATAATTTTCACCACGGTAAGAATGAAACTCAGTTATGATCTGCAAAGAATGCCTGGGCTTATCTGCCTTGTGTGGTGAAAAAACTGTCAGACCTGGAGTTCAGCCTTAATTTTCAATTATTTGACTTAAAATATAGTCCACAGTTAAATAAAAGCTGATATTCCAGAATGTTacaatttgtgcattttgtttcttataaTTCTGGAAGATTGGATATTTATCTTGCACATCAGGAATTTCCTTTGCTTGATGGAAACCTaagatttttattctttgccTGGGTTTAAAGAAAGTCTTGCAGAAGAAGTGGAAGTTTGCTTCTTTGTCCAGACTCCTTGCTAATGAACTGCCAAAGGAGCAGTTTTTGCAGAACAAGCTGGGTTGTCAGTGATATTAAGCAAGGTAATGCCCGTTTTAGCTGTACAAcgaggagaaagaaatattaacGATTGACTCACCTGACTTACCATGAATTTTAATTTCAGTAATCCAATGGGGTGGATTGCAATAATATAAAAGgtctttttccttgaaaaaatcTGTAGTTAGAAATGTCATCAGCTATTAGCAATATTAACATACCTGCCTAGCAGTCTGTGGCACAATTAAGACAAATCAGTAACTCCAACGTGTTACATGATAATAAGGGGATTGATTACAAATCATTCATTAAACTCTATGGAATTTCTTGCACTAGCTACTTCAGCATGGTTTCTGATTTAGAAGTAAGTCTAGCTATTTTCAATGGTTTATTATGAGGACTGGTTACGTTTTAATTCCTTCTCTAGTAGAACACCTTGATCAACTGAATAATGAAGGCATTGTCTCAATTTGGCTACTATTGTTATTTAAAAGATCTGATTTTCCCACCTGAGgaagtttgtttaaaaagaaggaTATGTGTAGTGAGAAgccaagaaagagaaaagagtgtCTGGTTTTAATGGGAACACCTGTACCCTCCCAAATGCCCAAGCTGCAGATATGTTGTGTGTATAACAGCGTTGATGGAAACTGCCATTTTCATGGAAATGAGCAGATATAACATGTTTTCATATCCTCCTTGATGCACTAATGAAAGCCATTTAAGCCTCATTCTTTTTATCAGTATTTTTATCAGATTTTTATGTAGTACTCAATCTTTTTCATGAGGAGGCTGGGTGGTAggaagactctttttttttttaatgattaagCACTAAATGCTAAAATGTCAGAGTTGTCAGGTGTTAGTGACATGGCTGTTTGTGTTGGAGCTGGTGAAAGGTGGAATACTAGTCTATATTAGCCTTATAAAAAATAGCCTTAAATAAGAACCGAGTGTACAAAATTACTTCAGCTTTAAACCATACAGAAATATCCTTGTATGTTAACGGTTTTGGTACAAGACTGGAAAAAATCTAGAGGAGAGTCAAATATCATATAAACTTATTGAAAATAAGTATTTGTAATACCAGcagcctgggttttttttttgtttcagaaacttGAATATGACTTACAGTTAGTTTTGTTTATGAAATTGTTTGAACTTGCACAGATGTAGGTGTAACTTAAATGACAAATGGTActgatgtgtgtgtatatataatgtTTAATTCTATTTGTAAATGAGAAACTATGTAACAAAATCATAGGTATGAGGTTTTCCTATTGTAATTTAATACAGGTATGAGGTTTATGGCAATATATCATAGTTAATGAAATTTCAGGTCAAAATGTCTTTAAATTGTGtacatttttaaattgtaaTTTCTACTGTATATTGATTATCATGCATAGTGTGATTCAAGAAACTgcttgtaatttaaaaatatttaatattaaaaataaaatacagttataTATTTATAATCTCTTTGTCTGTTTGTTCATTCTTAAACAGAAGCCAGCAATGGATCAGGTCCACAGCATAGTTCTACTGTAAGAGATATTTGTTAGTGTCCAGAGGTTGAGAAAGAAAGTACCAAAAGCACAAAGCTCCACTCAAAGCAGATGAGTTCACACTAAAAAGTACAGTTACCTTTTTCTTCTAACATCATACCTTACATGAGCTTCAGGTAACGTGTATATGCAGTCAGTGGAGAAGAGATGCTTGAAATGCAGAGTAATACTAAAAAGTTGAGTATTGCTTTTAATTCTAGAGTTAAGCATCTGGAGGAAGAAGTTTAAGATCTCACAATTTAagtactcttcagaaaacaGGCTAATGAGATGTTTCTCAATATTCATCAAATTTCTTTCTAGAAGGTGGTTTTTCTTAGtcgtttggtttttttttttaaatctaagtGCAAGTGCTGAATGGCCCCAAGATTGCCAGGTAAATGCTGTGCTTGTGTGTATTGGTAGCTAGCTGCTTCTACATGAGTTTTAAGAGTTTTTCAGCCAGGGCATTCTGAGGCACAAGGAGAGtgcagtttttttcctcttaatctGATAAAGATTAAAGTGATGATGACACGTGACAGCACTGTCAGTAGTTGATGGCGGCTGTTGTGGTCCCCACGTTGTATCACAGATGTTCAGAGTCCTGGCAGCTGTTGAAACCTGGGAATGAGAAACTGATATCAAGATGACTTAACTTCATTAGGTAAAATATAACTACTGGGAGAAAATTTCACCAAGACAGTTGTCATTACCGAGAACAGATGGAAAAGATCCCATGGCACTAAATTGGTCATCTTTTATGCAACCTATTTTGAACAGTTTGAGTGCTTCCAAGCTTTACCATCAGCAGCTTTCTTGGAAGGATGGAATGCTTGTGAGGCAGGCTTCTTCTGCCTCCACCCGAGGACACTCCACTTGCTGAAGAAAGTACTAGCTGGCCCCTCCTGTAGTGACATTGATGTGCCTGGCTTAGTGTGCATCAGTCGGGTGGCAGCGCTTTGGTACATGTGCACCGGCGCAATGCGGCCTACGGCTGCCTCCTCAGAGCCTCGTGACCATCCATAACCCAGGAGCCTTGTGCTGGCTCCTGTCTCCGAGCCGAGGCCCCCTCCGTGGGGACAAAACGGGCAACGGCCGTAGCGGGGGATCCGGTACGAGTGGGTGTCCCGGAGCCGGTGCGTCTCGCCGCTGCTGGTCCGTGCGCTCCGTTGCCGCGGGCCGGCGGAGGCGCGGAgctgccgcccgcccccggggccgcccccgccgctaAAGCGACGTGTCGCGGCCGCGCAGCCACCTGCCGGAGCCAGCTGCCGGCGCCtggcggggctggggccggggccgggccgccccAGCGGCGGCAGCTCCTGCCCGGACCCTGCGGGGAGCGCTTCCCCCGCTCCGGCCACGAGGCTCTCGCCGTGTCCTGGTTCCCTCACAGGCTCCTGTTGCCAGACCCTGCCTCAGCCGGAGAACAGGCTGCACCGCGGCTGCCCCCAGACCCTGTTGCTGCTCCTGGCTTCCTAGCAGGTCTCAGCCACATCAACCCTCGGGCTTTAGGCACCGTCCCCGCAGCTGGTGGCAGCGGTAAGTGGCAGTGGTGGGATGGCAGTCCTGGTGGACGGGTGCAGAGGGTAGAAAATTTGTTGGTATTTGGCTGCTCTCCCGCTTTGGTTCTCTTGCCCAccttccccccccgccccagtCTGTTGTTCCTGATCCCTTCTCCATTTCCTCCCTGCACGCCCATGCCATCACTCTGGAGTCCTGGCAGCCTGGATGTGGCTCCACGATGTAGTTTCTCAGGGTTATAACAGCGTGTGGCATGTTGAAAGCAAACCTCGACCAGCCAAGCACCCTCTTATCCCACATCATGCCTTTTGCCTTCCCCCTTGgattttcttccatctttcccTGCTGGCTGCCTCCACAAATGTCCTTATCACCAAGTCCTGCAGGCTTTTTTGCCTAACAGTAGCAGCTCATTTCTCTGCTCTCCCCAACAATGCTTtttgtgctggaggaggaagtTGACTGGTCTCTTTACTTTTCTGTCCTGCTTTTTGAGCCAAGTGAGTTAGACTAAGagtccagaaaaaaaccacagtgctTGGCTTTAGTCCTGTTGCTATACTTAAGACACTTACCTGTCTCTAGCATTTCTTTTAGGCTCACACAGTACAAGCTCTTTCGTGCTGTCCTTCTCTCAGCACTTGTCAGCTGAGTACTACCCTATCCAAAGTGCCCATTGTGGTAAGGTTGCCTCCCTAGAAGTGAGGAGCCTGGGGGTGGCTAGGATGCCCTAGCAGGCAGACAACTGTGAATACTGGGCAGATGAAGATGTCTCTaaagaaatgagagaggaaGTGATGTTTACCACAGTACACCTGGGAACTGCTCAGCACCTGCTCCAGCTGAGGTCAATGGCGTAAATAGGGACAGTCAAGCAGCTGTGGCTTATGTTGTTTTACAGTCTCACCAGCTCGAACTGTTCCTACATAATAGCATCAGCATAAAAATGTATCTTTCAAAGACCAAACCTTCCTATGACTACATGAAGTGGAAGGAAGCATTATGGAAATAGTCAAATTGATTGTTGGTGTAAGAGGATTGCTGTGAGGCTGCTGCCTTCAGATGTAGTGTTGGCAGAGAATCTGGGCTGAGAGAAGGTAAGATGTCAATGCTGTCATCTGCATTGCTAACATGTGAGGAAGGCACGTAGCTGTGTGTTTTGTGGGTAACCTGGAGAATAAAtactgctctgctgctgttgaaCTGGGGTGGCAACAGCCTTTATTTGACTGTTGTTGGAAGAGGgaagtgcatgtgtgtgtgtgtgcgtgcagAAATGCCGTGGGTAAAAATGTAGTACTGACTAGGAGTTCCTCAGCTTCTGTATGAGTTAGTGCCATGTTTCCCTCTAGTGGACTGCTCATTAATACTGCAGACACCTATTCCTAAAAAAAGCAATTACCAGAATTCAGGGAGAAATTACTTTTGGAGTAAAAGCCTGAGAGTTCTGTCTAATACCCCCCACACACTAAGGTGGTGTACGGTTTTATTATCACTTGAGGTAACTAGAGCTGGGAGAAAACAAGCACGTGAGATCAAAAACTAGAGGCGATGCGTTATCAAACATACTTGACCATACACTCCTGATATTTTCTGAAGTGTGGTTCACTCTTTCCATGAGAAGACTGGATCAGCTTGGAGACTCTTTTATGTGCAGTGAGAGAAGGGAAATCTCTCCAGTTTGAGGCCTTCTTTAATTTATACAAAATTAGAGAGGtatctgtttttctcttggCTTCCCATATCTGAGGACACTAGTAGGTGATTCACTGCACCTTTGACTCCGTGGTTTTATTTACTTGGCCTTTGCTCCCTCTGTAACTTCTTCTAAGGGAAGCAGGATCTATTGTTCTCTAAAAAAGGCTTTTCTCCTCTATTGGTCTGCACAGGTCATCTTGACTAATAACATTCACAGCTTCTAAAACTATCACTAAATTGAGAGCCAATGATGGTTTTCCAGAAGTGAGCAAGTAAACATGTCAAATATGCATCAGATCATTTATTCAGCATGGAACTGTGCAAGTTAGATGTCGGTGTCATGTTTTTGCAGCACATTGATGCTTCATACAAGTACATCTACCAAAACATGAAGACTAAAaccaaaggaaagaagaagCAAAGGCGTACTGTTGACAAAGAAGCGTTTTCTGAGGAGTCAGCATTGAGGAAGAAAGAACTGGCGAAGTGTTTGCGGCAcagggaaaggaggaatgggggaaaggaggagagcagcaagatCACTACAGCCAGAGCAAAACATCCTTGGAGCAATAAGGACAGGCATTTGAGGAGACTGGAAAGCAACGAGCGGGAGAGGCagagaatgcacaagctcaacAACGCGTTCCAGGCTTTGCGGGAGGTGATCCCTCATGTGAGAGCTGAGAACAAACTTTCCAAAATAGAGACTCTCACATTGGCCAAGAATTACATTAAATCCTTGACCTCCATTATACTTAATATGTCCAACGGACACTTTCCCGCAGCAGAAGGGATGGGGGGAGCCTGGGGGTCCAAACTATACCAGCATTATCAACAGCAACATGGCGAGGATGATCATGAGCAACATCTACAAAAATATTCCACATAGATTCATAGCTTCAGCCCAAATACCTACAGTTAGCTACTACCATCATTCCTTTCCTTCTCGTGTGATAATACATGTCAGGACCCAGAGGTTTTGAGAAGTTATTCTTGCCTCCACCTATCCCCTCTTTTCTTAAGACAAACAGGTAACAATCATGGCTACAGCTTATATGGCACATGAAAAAATTACCTGAAATTGTAACAGTTTTTCAGAGCTTAATGGATATATTTGTGTGGTGTGTCAGGGCCTGGAAACCTGTCCTGTAACACTGTAGTTGATTTGATTTAGTAACTTCTGAAAAATTACCTTCCCTGGAAGGGTTGCAAAGTGAGCATTAAGGCTTGTATCACCTCAGTTCACTAGAGCTTGTTGAGAATCTTGGCTGCAGCACTGTTCACCAGCCTTTTGCCAACTCTGTTCTTATCTATCCAGCTACAGAGGAAATTGAAATTAACGGCAACATTTGACAAACATGCTGAGTAAAGTGGCACCTATGGGAAATTGGCCACCAAATCTGAATAGTTGCATGTTTTGGATCTGTTCTGATAATTTTAAACCTTTCACAAGCATAAAAACTTTTTAAGTGCTTGTTAATGTAAACATCTACAAAGCTTTCTTAGATTCTCAGCTCTGGAGTAAGGGCCTTTTCCAGGTTGTGTTTCCAAAGCATCCCCCCTCATGGAGTTTTTGTTTAGTGGTCTTTGGGTGCCATTGTAAAACAAATAATATGTAAGGGACAAATTACTTATTTTTGCCAAAATGATGATAAAAATGCTTTAGTTAGACAATGATCTCTATCTCATTACAAATTACGTGCTAATGAAGGCTGTAATATGATTTGGATTCTTTCTGGGTTAGTGCGAGATTCTAGTATCAAGAAACACAATAAATGAAGCAGGAActcttcaaaaaggaaaatgagctgtgttttttttcccccccatttcCAACCTTACTGTAAAAAGTTGTATGTCACCAAGGTATTGTCATTTCCTTTTGTATTCTCATATAATAATTCTCATATAAGAGTTCCAAGCTCAGTTAGAACTGTGCTGCCTGTGGAGCCCCTTTGTTACAGGTCTTCCTTCCCACATCCCCCAAGTCCTGTGCTGGCAGAATGGCTGTTGTTCTGGTGTGGTAGCAAAGGATCCATCACAGAAGGGTTATACTGCACTGCATAGTTTGTAACATGCCATTCATTTTGCTCCAGCTGGACCAGTAGCATGACAGTTTAATTCAGACTAAAAGGTAACTTTTCCCCAGACAGGCACTTAAGGGGTGTGAATTTTCACCACCATAGCAAGCTACAGCTATGATATGGAACAACGTTAACATTTTATATCTGTGGTTGCCTTACTGGAGAGAGAAATCAGTTGGATGCTGCCTCAACTTGGAGTTTTCTTACTTTCCAAACTGTTTTCACACTAAATGAGTTTTCACACTAAATGAGTTGTGATTAGCCTTCCTAGTACTCGGGGTGTTAATGAAAGCATTACCTAGTCCCTTACACATTTGGCTTGCCATAACAGTGCTGTGTCTTCATTCAACAGCTGCTCCTTATGGGTAAAAGCTCTTAATgtatttatctgttttctttctgttcatcCATGTAGCATCTCTTCAGGTCAGACAGGGTGCTGGATGCTACTGGTAATTTCTTACCATATGGACCAGTGCAAGCAGGACCCGGCAGACTAGTGATAGCCTGCCCTGTATGTGGAATGGTGGGACAGGAGGGTTGGGCTGTGCCTGTGGCGATACCCGTCCCTAACCCCCTGCccgctgcagggctgggggcaggacACTGGTGTGCACATCCACCTGCAGCACCACCAGAGGAGCTCAGCGCTGGGGCGTCATTTAATCGACCGTGTTGACTGAAGGGGCCGAGGAATCGAAATGCATTAAGCAGATCATGCTGTACCTGTGCTCCACCGGTCCCGGGCAGAAGCCAGGCACATCACGGTGGTGGTTTCTGCCATGTACAGCGTCCTTGCCTGCTGGGGCTTGCCAGAGGCTGGAGGAATGAACCTGCCCGCGGTGCAGGACTGAGGCCGGCCCTGAAAGACTCTGGCGAGCGGCCGCGGCAGCTGGTGACCCAGCGGCCCGACCCGCCAGGCGCCGGGGAGGGTCCCTGGCGGTGCGGTGCGGGTGGTGGCGGCGACTGAAGCGACGGCCTTCGAGCAGCGGCGGCGACGAGGTACGCGGGCAGGGGCGCGGCAGCGCGGGGGAAGCGCCGTCCGCAGCGGCGAGCGCTTGGGTACGACATCGCTTCGGGGCGACGGAGCCGCGAGCAGACGGCGGCTCTGAGGGGTTTTGGCGGGCTCGTCCTCTCGCGAGAGCAGCCGGGGGACGGTGCCGCTCCTGAGGGAGCGCGGGGGCCGCCCTGAGGCGCTGCTGGGCTGAGCGGGGGccgggctgaggggctgcagggctgagcgGGGGccgggctgaggggctgctgggctgagcGGGGGCCGGGCTGAGGCGCTGCTGGGCTGAGCGGGGGccgggctgaggggctgctgggctgagcGGGGGccgggctgaggggctgctgggctgaggagctgccaggCTGGCGGGCTGCTGGGCTGAGCGGGGGCcgggctgaggagctgctgggctgagcgGGGGCcgggctgaggagctgctgggctgaggagctgctgggctgaggagctgctgggctgagcgGGGGCcgggctgaggagctgctgggctgaggagctgctgggctgaggagctgctgggctgagcgGGGGCcgggctgaggagctgctgggctgaggagctgctgggctgagcgGGGGCcgggctgaggagctgctgggctgaggagctgccaggCTGGCGGGCTGCTGGGCTGAGCGGGGGCcgggctgaggagctgctgggctgagcgGGGGCcgggctgaggagctgctgggctgaggagctgccaggCTGGCGGGCTGCTGGGCTGAGCGGGGGCcgggctgaggagctgctgggctgagcgGGGGCcgggctgaggagctgctgggctgaggagctgctgggctgaggagctgctgggctgagcgGGGGCcgggctgaggagctgctgggctgaggagctgctgggctgagcgGGGGCCGGGCTGAGGCGCTGCTGGGCTGAGCAAGGGGCTGGGCTGAGGCGCTGCTGGGCTGAGCGGGGGCCGGGCTGAGGCGCTGctgggctgaggagctgccaggCTGGCGGGCTGCTGGGCTGCGAAGCTGGCCTTTTGCAGCTTCGGGCTCGCGTTCCCCACTGTAGCTTTTGCGGCAGTTCTGGGTGCTGCTTCTGGCAGCCCCGGCGGCCGGAGAGGCCAGCGTTTGGGGAGACTCACGGACTGGGACATAGCGGCGGGCCTCAGAGAGGCCCAGCACCTCTGCTGAGAGTAGCTTGGAGCCGGTGCAAAATAGCTGCAGGATAGCAGCTAATAGCGGGATACCGCTTTCCTGGGGAGGGACACTGCTGCCCAGGTGTGGGCTGCCCAGGTCTGGCCCGGGCTGCAGCAGTGGTGGCCTCAGATACCTGCCTGAACTGGTTGGGGTGGAACCTCCGTCTTTGGAAGCATTGACAGATTGACTGGATATGACTTGGAGCAACCTGATTGTGTTAGCCCTAAAGGAGGCTGAACTAGATGACTTCCTGTGGTCTATCCCAGCCTGAATTTTGTGGTTCTACGTGTCGTACAGTAAGTGATG is a window encoding:
- the BHLHA15 gene encoding class A basic helix-loop-helix protein 15 translates to MKTKTKGKKKQRRTVDKEAFSEESALRKKELAKCLRHRERRNGGKEESSKITTARAKHPWSNKDRHLRRLESNERERQRMHKLNNAFQALREVIPHVRAENKLSKIETLTLAKNYIKSLTSIILNMSNGHFPAAEGMGGAWGSKLYQHYQQQHGEDDHEQHLQKYST